A genomic region of Anas acuta chromosome 25, bAnaAcu1.1, whole genome shotgun sequence contains the following coding sequences:
- the DCAF7 gene encoding DDB1- and CUL4-associated factor 7 isoform X1, whose product MSLHGKRKEIYKYEAPWTVYAMNWSVRPDKRFRLALGSFVEEYNNKVQLVGLDEESSEFICRNTFDHPYPTTKLMWIPDTKGVYPDLLATSGDYLRVWRVGETETRLECLLNNNKNSDFCAPLTSFDWNEVDPYLLGTSSIDTTCTIWGLETGQVLGRVNLVSGHVKTQLIAHDKEVYDIAFSRAGGGRDMFASVGADGSVRMFDLRHLEHSTIIYEDPQHHPLLRLCWNKQDPNYLATMAMDGMEVVILDVRVPCTPVARLNNHRACVNGIAWAPHSSCHICTAADDHQALIWDIQQMPRAIEDPILAYTAEGEINNVQWASTQPDWIAICYNNCLEILRV is encoded by the exons atgTCGCTGCACGGCAAGCGGAAGGAGATCTACAAGTACGAGGCGCCATGGACCGTGTACGCCATGAACTGGAGCGTGCGGCCCGACAAACGGTTCCGCCTGGCGCTGGGCAGCTTCGTGGAGGAGTACAACAACAAG GTGCAGCTTGTTGGTTTGGATGAAGAGAGCTCGGAGTTCATTTGCAGGAACACCTTTGATCACCCCTACCCCACCACAAAGCTGATGTGGATCCCGGACACCAAGGGAGTCTACCCAGACCTGCTGGCAACCAGCGGTGACTACCTGCGTGTGTGGAGA GTGGGTGAAACAGAGACCCGGCTGGAGTGTTTGCTGAACAATAACAAGAACTCTGATTTCTGTGCTCCGCTAACATCGTTTGATTGGAATGAAGTGGATCCGTACCTCCTAG GTACTTCTAGTATTGACACGACCTGCACTATCTGGGGTCTGGAGACAGGGCAGGTTCTTGGAAGAGTAAATCTGGTCTCTGGCCATGTTAAGACCCAACTTATTGCGCATGACAAAGAG GTGTATGACATAGCATTTAGCCGTGCAGGTGGTGGAAGAGATATGTTCGCTTCAGTTGGTGCAGATGGCTCGGTGAGGATGTTCGATCTCCGTCATCTGGAACACAGCACCATCATTTATGAAGACCCACAGCACCATCCATTGCTGCGTCTTTGCTGGAACAAGCAGGATCCCAACTATCTTGCTACGATGGCCATGGATGGCATGGAG gttGTGATTCTAGATGTCAGAGTTCCCTGCACTCCTGTTGCCAGGTTAAACAACCACAGAGCGTGTGTAAATGGAATTGCTTGGGCACCTCATTCTTCCTGCCATATTTGTACAGCAG CGGATGACCATCAGGCTCTCATCTGGGACATCCAGCAAATGCCTCGTGCCATTGAGGACCCTATCTTGGCCTATACAGCAGAGGGAGAAATCAACAATGTACAGTGGGCATCGACTCAGCCAGACTGGATAGCTATCTGCTACAACAACTGCCTGGAGATTTTGAGAGTGTAA
- the DCAF7 gene encoding DDB1- and CUL4-associated factor 7 isoform X2, protein MGTSLCFPAGHVQLVGLDEESSEFICRNTFDHPYPTTKLMWIPDTKGVYPDLLATSGDYLRVWRVGETETRLECLLNNNKNSDFCAPLTSFDWNEVDPYLLGTSSIDTTCTIWGLETGQVLGRVNLVSGHVKTQLIAHDKEVYDIAFSRAGGGRDMFASVGADGSVRMFDLRHLEHSTIIYEDPQHHPLLRLCWNKQDPNYLATMAMDGMEVVILDVRVPCTPVARLNNHRACVNGIAWAPHSSCHICTAADDHQALIWDIQQMPRAIEDPILAYTAEGEINNVQWASTQPDWIAICYNNCLEILRV, encoded by the exons ATGGGTACTTCACTTTGCTTCCCAGCTGGGCAC GTGCAGCTTGTTGGTTTGGATGAAGAGAGCTCGGAGTTCATTTGCAGGAACACCTTTGATCACCCCTACCCCACCACAAAGCTGATGTGGATCCCGGACACCAAGGGAGTCTACCCAGACCTGCTGGCAACCAGCGGTGACTACCTGCGTGTGTGGAGA GTGGGTGAAACAGAGACCCGGCTGGAGTGTTTGCTGAACAATAACAAGAACTCTGATTTCTGTGCTCCGCTAACATCGTTTGATTGGAATGAAGTGGATCCGTACCTCCTAG GTACTTCTAGTATTGACACGACCTGCACTATCTGGGGTCTGGAGACAGGGCAGGTTCTTGGAAGAGTAAATCTGGTCTCTGGCCATGTTAAGACCCAACTTATTGCGCATGACAAAGAG GTGTATGACATAGCATTTAGCCGTGCAGGTGGTGGAAGAGATATGTTCGCTTCAGTTGGTGCAGATGGCTCGGTGAGGATGTTCGATCTCCGTCATCTGGAACACAGCACCATCATTTATGAAGACCCACAGCACCATCCATTGCTGCGTCTTTGCTGGAACAAGCAGGATCCCAACTATCTTGCTACGATGGCCATGGATGGCATGGAG gttGTGATTCTAGATGTCAGAGTTCCCTGCACTCCTGTTGCCAGGTTAAACAACCACAGAGCGTGTGTAAATGGAATTGCTTGGGCACCTCATTCTTCCTGCCATATTTGTACAGCAG CGGATGACCATCAGGCTCTCATCTGGGACATCCAGCAAATGCCTCGTGCCATTGAGGACCCTATCTTGGCCTATACAGCAGAGGGAGAAATCAACAATGTACAGTGGGCATCGACTCAGCCAGACTGGATAGCTATCTGCTACAACAACTGCCTGGAGATTTTGAGAGTGTAA